Proteins from a genomic interval of Flammeovirgaceae bacterium SG7u.111:
- a CDS encoding FGGY family carbohydrate kinase: MNMKYIAVFDIGKTNKKILIYNDSLKVVDSATTQVNEIVSGSLIHDDVESIQNWFLEELGKFAQKYDIGSVSISAHGATAVCVDENGEISVPELSYTTEPGEEFHTKFHEEFGDPVALQQSTATPNFGVLLNLAKLLQFSKEQYPEQFAKTKHILAYPQYYGYLLCGNAAADTTYVGSHTYLWDYQENRWSDVAEKMGITGMLPAKLQKPWDIMGTVTSEMAEKTGLSTSTVVTLGIHDSNAALLPYLIKQEGDFMLNSTGTWCVVMHQEEKVSFKEDELGKVVFYNISAFGKPVKTSIFLGGLEFETYDKVLRKIHGDIPFPNFDTSLYQQIIAEKDCFILPTVVQGSGQFPQSQARVIEGGKEFLLEEIEKDGKTPEFFSDPAKAYAVLNLSLAMQSKVAIDRAGIKTGMPIFTEGGFRKNDPYNKILTTIYPSSDVYLTNLNEASAFGAALLGKIAMDQVEPSSLGDLVEIEFSKVGSAKLEGLDAYFDQFIKLANN; the protein is encoded by the coding sequence ATGAATATGAAGTACATAGCGGTTTTTGATATTGGGAAGACCAATAAGAAAATCCTAATTTACAATGACAGCCTAAAGGTAGTTGATTCGGCTACTACTCAGGTGAATGAAATTGTCAGCGGCTCACTTATCCACGATGATGTGGAAAGTATCCAAAACTGGTTTTTGGAAGAGCTGGGTAAGTTTGCCCAGAAGTATGACATCGGTTCAGTATCCATTTCTGCACACGGGGCTACGGCGGTTTGTGTAGACGAAAATGGGGAAATATCTGTACCCGAATTGTCGTACACCACCGAGCCAGGCGAAGAGTTCCACACCAAGTTCCATGAAGAATTTGGTGACCCAGTTGCTTTACAGCAGTCTACCGCAACACCTAATTTTGGGGTGTTGCTCAACTTGGCAAAGCTCCTCCAGTTCAGCAAAGAACAGTATCCCGAGCAGTTTGCCAAAACCAAACACATTTTAGCTTATCCGCAGTATTACGGTTACTTACTCTGCGGAAATGCGGCAGCAGATACTACCTACGTAGGCTCGCACACCTACCTTTGGGACTATCAAGAAAACCGTTGGTCGGATGTGGCTGAGAAAATGGGAATTACCGGCATGCTCCCTGCCAAACTCCAAAAACCTTGGGACATAATGGGAACGGTTACGTCCGAAATGGCTGAAAAAACAGGGCTTTCTACCAGTACGGTGGTCACCCTCGGTATCCACGATTCTAATGCGGCACTTCTCCCCTACCTCATCAAACAAGAGGGCGATTTTATGCTCAACTCCACGGGTACGTGGTGTGTGGTAATGCACCAAGAAGAGAAAGTGAGTTTCAAAGAAGATGAGCTCGGAAAGGTAGTTTTCTACAACATCAGTGCTTTCGGAAAACCCGTGAAAACTTCGATTTTCTTAGGAGGTTTAGAGTTTGAGACCTACGATAAGGTTTTAAGAAAAATCCATGGAGATATTCCTTTCCCCAATTTTGACACCTCGCTTTACCAGCAAATCATAGCAGAAAAAGACTGCTTTATTCTGCCTACTGTGGTGCAAGGCTCGGGGCAATTTCCCCAAAGCCAAGCTAGGGTAATAGAAGGGGGAAAAGAGTTTCTGTTGGAGGAAATTGAAAAAGATGGCAAAACACCTGAATTTTTCTCTGACCCAGCGAAAGCATATGCGGTGCTCAACCTTTCACTGGCTATGCAAAGCAAAGTGGCGATAGACCGGGCGGGCATAAAAACAGGAATGCCCATTTTCACTGAAGGTGGATTTAGAAAAAATGACCCCTACAATAAGATTTTGACAACTATTTACCCTTCATCGGATGTGTATTTGACCAACCTCAACGAAGCTTCTGCTTTCGGCGCAGCATTGCTGGGGAAAATTGCGATGGACCAGGTAGAGCCTTCTTCGCTGGGAGACTTAGTCGAAATTGAGTTTTCAAAAGTGGGATCGGCAAAACTGGAAGGGCTAGATGCCTATTTTGACCAGTTCATAAAGCTAGCCAACAACTAG
- a CDS encoding bifunctional aldolase/short-chain dehydrogenase, with the protein MKKTASDFKYVDYLWDDEKAASFGDDQVALLLYRSNILGADLRITNYGGGNTSCKTVEKDPLTGEDTEVMWVKGSGGDIGTLKRSGLAGLYVDKLRALENVYKGIEFEDPMVALFNHCIYDLDSKAPSIDTPLHGFLPFKHIDHLHPDAAIAIAASKDGKQITKEIWGDTITWIPWQKPGFDLGLQLRDAVAAKPDIRGIMLGGHGLFTWDDDAYKCYINSLEVIEMASAYLEANYGKKGPVFGGARTESLPADQRTKQASVIAPVLRGLCSSYQQMVGHFTDDERVLEFANSHDIDKLAPLGTSCPDHFLRTKIRPLVLDIPAVEDVSDWEALKERLAKPFEEYRQYYTDYYENHKHDNSPAIRDRNPVVIIWPGVGMFTYAKNKQTARVASEFYINAINVMKGAEAISEYVALPLQEAFNIEYWLLEEAKLQRMPKEKPLSRKVALVSGSAGGIGLAIAEKFIQEGACVVITDIDGDRVVETNEELKKKYGRDASGFAKMDVTSEEDIALAFEKASLEFGGVDIVVHSAGLAISKPLLETENKDWDLLYDVLVKGQFMLGRKGAEIFKKQDLGGDIVNIVSKNAYVSGPNNVGYGSAKGAQAHMSRLLAAELAPDKVRVNVVNPDAVIEGSKIWEGKWAEGRAKAYGITVEELPAFYAKRNLMNEIIGTKDIANAVFCFVGGELSKCTGNVLNVDGGVGASFPR; encoded by the coding sequence ATGAAAAAAACAGCATCCGATTTTAAGTACGTAGATTACCTTTGGGATGACGAAAAAGCAGCCTCTTTTGGCGACGATCAAGTTGCCCTTTTGCTTTACCGTTCCAATATTTTGGGAGCAGACCTTCGTATCACCAACTACGGTGGTGGAAACACTAGCTGCAAAACCGTAGAAAAAGATCCGCTTACAGGTGAAGATACTGAAGTAATGTGGGTAAAAGGATCTGGTGGAGACATCGGTACGCTAAAGCGCTCTGGCTTAGCTGGTTTGTATGTAGATAAGCTGCGTGCTTTGGAAAATGTATACAAGGGAATTGAGTTTGAAGACCCTATGGTGGCTCTTTTCAACCACTGTATCTATGACCTCGATTCTAAAGCGCCTTCTATCGATACGCCTTTGCATGGTTTCTTGCCATTCAAACACATCGACCACCTTCACCCCGATGCTGCTATCGCTATTGCCGCTTCTAAAGACGGCAAGCAGATCACCAAAGAAATTTGGGGAGATACCATCACTTGGATTCCTTGGCAAAAACCTGGTTTCGACTTGGGCTTGCAATTGAGAGATGCCGTAGCGGCAAAGCCCGACATCAGGGGAATAATGCTAGGCGGCCATGGACTATTCACTTGGGACGATGATGCGTACAAATGCTACATCAATAGCCTAGAGGTAATCGAAATGGCATCGGCTTATTTGGAAGCGAACTATGGTAAAAAGGGGCCTGTTTTTGGTGGAGCTCGTACCGAGTCGTTGCCAGCGGACCAACGTACCAAACAAGCTTCTGTCATTGCTCCAGTACTAAGAGGACTTTGCTCTTCTTACCAGCAAATGGTTGGTCACTTTACGGATGATGAGCGTGTGTTGGAATTTGCCAACAGCCACGACATAGACAAGCTTGCTCCATTGGGAACTAGCTGTCCTGACCACTTCCTTCGTACCAAAATCCGCCCATTAGTGTTGGATATTCCTGCTGTCGAAGACGTAAGCGATTGGGAAGCATTGAAAGAGCGTTTGGCAAAACCGTTTGAAGAGTACAGACAATATTATACTGACTACTACGAAAACCATAAGCATGACAACAGCCCAGCGATTAGGGACAGAAACCCTGTCGTGATCATCTGGCCTGGAGTTGGTATGTTCACCTACGCTAAAAACAAGCAAACAGCAAGGGTAGCAAGTGAATTTTACATCAACGCTATCAACGTGATGAAAGGAGCGGAAGCTATTTCTGAATACGTTGCCCTTCCTCTGCAAGAAGCATTCAATATTGAGTATTGGTTGCTAGAAGAAGCGAAATTGCAACGTATGCCTAAAGAAAAGCCTCTTTCTAGAAAAGTTGCGCTTGTTTCGGGCAGTGCTGGTGGAATTGGGCTAGCTATCGCCGAAAAATTCATCCAAGAAGGAGCTTGCGTGGTAATCACCGATATTGACGGCGACCGTGTGGTAGAAACTAACGAGGAGTTGAAGAAAAAATACGGTAGAGATGCTTCTGGCTTTGCCAAAATGGACGTAACCAGCGAAGAAGATATCGCCTTGGCTTTCGAGAAAGCGAGCCTTGAGTTTGGCGGCGTAGATATAGTAGTGCATAGCGCAGGTTTGGCAATCTCTAAACCTCTTTTGGAAACTGAAAACAAAGACTGGGATCTTCTTTACGACGTATTGGTAAAAGGCCAGTTCATGTTGGGCAGAAAAGGTGCTGAGATATTCAAAAAGCAAGACCTAGGTGGGGACATTGTGAACATAGTAAGCAAAAATGCTTATGTTTCTGGACCAAACAACGTAGGTTATGGTTCTGCAAAAGGTGCTCAGGCACACATGAGCAGGCTATTGGCAGCTGAGCTTGCCCCAGACAAAGTTCGAGTGAACGTGGTAAACCCTGATGCGGTAATAGAAGGCAGTAAGATTTGGGAAGGCAAATGGGCGGAAGGCCGTGCGAAAGCATACGGCATCACTGTAGAAGAACTTCCTGCATTCTATGCTAAAAGAAACTTAATGAACGAGATCATCGGTACGAAAGACATTGCCAATGCGGTGTTCTGCTTCGTAGGTGGTGAGCTATCCAAATGTACAGGCAACGTGCTCAACGTAGACGGTGGCGTTGGAGCATCATTCCCTAGATAG